A segment of the Aureliella helgolandensis genome:
GGTCACCGCTCCTCCGCATGCCCAATGGGAGATCACGCCGAGCGGAATGGAGCTGATTCGCATTCCCCTGCATGAGCTCGAACCTCGCAGGAGTGGAGTCGTAATTCGCGGGCGAGCTGCGGGCGACGCAAGCCAGGTAGCCCAGCGGCATGTCTGGATTACCTCGAAAGCAATAAGCAGCGAGCTCATGGATCGATTCTATCGACAGAGCCTGGGGGAACCGGCTCTCGATGTTAGCGGGCACTTGGGGGGACTCACACGCGGTTTTCCAGCGGTTGCGGTGGAAAACGACGACATCGCGGGACTCTGCAATTGGCTGAGTGAGCTAGATGGGCTCGAACCGGTGTATACGTTTGCCGATTCCGTCACCACGGATTCAAAGAATGTGGGAGAGCAGAAGCGGGCCAGGACTTTTACCGCTGAAGCGAGCAGGACCGGGTACCGACTTGCAACCGTTGAAGAATTGGCCAATGCGCACTTGATTACGAGTCCGGCGGCCTATGGAACCGAGTTCGTTGCGAATATGTTCCGCGCGGTGCAGGGCTCCGGTCGGGAACAATTCCCGAACGTCTCGTGGCAGGCTCCGTCGAATCTTCCCAATCGACTTGGCGTGTTCTGCAATGACAATTCGGGGTGGATTCTAGCTGGCAACGATCACTTCAGCCAAGTCTTTGGTTTTGGCACTGAAGGGAATTTTGTGGAAATCGATGTGGGCAAACTCGATAGTGTGTTCGTCCAACATCGCATCTTTCTATCGCGGCCAGAATGACCAACGCAAGAATGCCAGCCAATCATTGGCTGGCATTCAGGCTCGATCGAGCTTGATAGCACCGCTACTAGGGGCCGACTGGAGGTGGAACGCCTGGTCCGCCGCCTGGAGGAGGTACAGGGCCCCCTGGTGGGTCTTCTTGCACGGGGCAACTGTTCCAGCGTACTTCTTCACCGGTGACCGAACAGCACTGGAGATACCAGATGAAGCAGTCTGTACCACCACCGTCGCAGCAGGCAATAAATACTGGCCAACAAGGTGTGTTGCTGCCTGGTTCTGGTGGTTCGGTTGCAACGCCGGAGCCTTGGTCTGAAACCATCGGAATCGGCGTTAGCTTTCCATCGTCCACCATCAAGCCGCGCGCGATGGCATCTGCCTTCAAGGCGCATGGCTTGCATTCTTGTTGAGCCGCTTTGGGGGTTGCTGAAGCCGCGGGGCTCGTCGCCGGTGCGGGAGCATCTGCGCTGGCAGGCACTACTGCGACCACGGGATGTGAGGGATTGGACAGAATCGAACTTGTCGTCGCGGCTGTGGTTACAGCGGGCTGCGCCTGCTGTTTGGCTTCTGCGCTATCTCCTGAGAGTTCCTGTGGAGAGACGCGGACGTCACTTGGCCTGCTTGGAGCAAGCGTGGGGGCACCCGTTGAAACGCTTCCGATTTCAGTTTTGTTCGAAACTTCGGATTCCGCATGCACGGGCGTGCACAGTAGCGCTGCCGCTAGGGCCAGCGCTATCTTGAGAGCCGGCTTGGCTCTCCGTTTCCCAGACCCAATTCGCATTCAAAAACTCCTTTATGCTCGCGAGGACTAGTATTATTCGGCACGTAGTTTTAGGAGTGACGATTGGGCTCACGATTGCGGTTCAGTCTTTACCCAACTGCGGAAGCTTGTTCGCGACATCCCCTGTCCAACTTCGACCGAGACACGTGCGCAGTATTACATGTTCTGCAGTGCAAGCCAAATAGCAGTTTGAGATTTCCCGTAAAACTGGGCGGAACTGGGCTTGCCAATTTCCTCTTGGTACCTCCCAAAAATGCCTACCTTATCTTAGCCAGCAAACATACTAGAATGAGGGCCAGTCTCCATCTCTCTTGGAAAGTGCTTGGGCTCCGCCCCAGCATCCACGCTGTCTCCACTACCGGCAACAAAGTGCTTGTTCGATACACGATTTCACCAAATCTCCCTCTTCCGGCTCGAACGGCGCTGACCGTGGTTCAGGCAGCTTTAAAAGTGAAGCGTAAGATCGCGGAACAATTGCTTCACGATGGCGCAGTCAGTTGCCAGGGCCGCATGGTAACGCAGCCTCATTGGTGCTTTAACGTCGGAGATGAGGTCGCCATCGACTATGCGCCTCAGCCGATCAAGCAGAAGCGAGCCAAAGCGAAACTGGACGCTAGGTTTGAAGTGATCTACGACGACGAATATGTCATTGTGGTCAACAAGCCGGCAGCCCTGCTGACAGTTCCGACCCCCAAACGTGAACGCAACACCTTGCAGTCTCAGGTGCGAAAATGGCTGGAAAAACAGCCGGGGGCCGGACAGGCAATTTGCGTTCAGCGATTGGATCGTGGCGTCTCTGGGGTGCTCGTGTTTGGCAAGTCGTATGAAGCGGCGGATCGCTTGCGAAGTCAATTTGCTGCCAGGAAACCCGAACGCAAGTACGTCGCGATTGTTCAAGGGA
Coding sequences within it:
- a CDS encoding RluA family pseudouridine synthase, with product MRASLHLSWKVLGLRPSIHAVSTTGNKVLVRYTISPNLPLPARTALTVVQAALKVKRKIAEQLLHDGAVSCQGRMVTQPHWCFNVGDEVAIDYAPQPIKQKRAKAKLDARFEVIYDDEYVIVVNKPAALLTVPTPKRERNTLQSQVRKWLEKQPGAGQAICVQRLDRGVSGVLVFGKSYEAADRLRSQFAARKPERKYVAIVQGTLKQPTGTFKTYLATDDSLNRYSSSDPEKGELAITHYRVKEVWKDTTCVEVRLETGRRNQIRVHFAETGHPLLGDPRYRPEQAEHPLWPFKRIALHAETLGITHPESGEVLQFTAPWPQEFRDFRRRSVPRS